The Mycolicibacterium smegmatis genome has a window encoding:
- a CDS encoding hemerythrin domain-containing protein, which yields MAGSRGNIIDDIIADHREFESVFVEIESSDDPRTQPELVEHVISGIVRHAVAEEQYVYPAARSVLPDGDEVADHELEEHAEAEEVMKAIEKTDPEDSRYGELVRRLIDDIRHHIEEEESGMLSKLRDACPPERLHELSEEFQRAKSLAPTRPHPLAPDHPPANKILGPGAGLVDRLRDILSGRNS from the coding sequence ATGGCTGGTAGCAGAGGCAACATCATCGACGACATCATCGCCGACCACCGCGAATTCGAATCTGTATTCGTCGAGATCGAATCCTCCGATGATCCGCGAACACAACCGGAACTGGTCGAACACGTGATTTCTGGCATCGTGCGGCATGCCGTGGCTGAAGAGCAGTACGTTTATCCCGCAGCACGCAGCGTTCTTCCCGACGGCGATGAGGTCGCCGACCACGAGCTCGAGGAGCACGCCGAGGCCGAAGAGGTCATGAAAGCCATCGAGAAGACAGATCCTGAAGATTCGCGTTACGGGGAGCTGGTTCGTCGGCTGATCGACGACATCCGGCATCACATCGAGGAAGAAGAGAGCGGGATGCTGTCGAAACTTCGCGATGCCTGCCCGCCCGAGCGGCTGCACGAGTTGAGTGAAGAGTTTCAGCGTGCCAAGAGTCTCGCGCCCACCCGGCCGCATCCTCTGGCGCCCGACCATCCGCCGGCCAACAAGATCCTCGGGCCGGGCGCCGGCCTGGTGGATCGTCTGCGCGACATCCTCAGCGGCCGCAACAGCTGA
- a CDS encoding ROK family transcriptional regulator, translating to MSDEPRSPAQLRWLGAAQLLDTVRSAPGITRAAAANRLGISSGSATDLVARLRQARLLDETPAPAQGRGRPTTVLRPHHEGPLILAADLRATGWRLAVAALDESPRIVAEGAYDDAGLDTALGDLADAIGSAYRRKAKQVSALGVSVAGTVSDGRLVQFTPHSRRDVDLSVLTSKLPRRAALPVLLCNDATLAGLAEARSGAARSAGTSLHLIVATGIGGALVVDREPVSGTHGAAGEYGHIPFGDPALTCLCGARGCWDPTVDGRALARHRGDAEPQDPVEYVHRILSGHRDAVTQRALEAVAVSLGRGIGGLVNLHDPEVVTLGGVGAPLRAAAAHAFDTAYRDGLMNFRRDSPPPVLDAEHGEEGPLHGAVAMALDDVTSPAGLANWVARQNF from the coding sequence ATGTCCGACGAACCCCGGAGCCCCGCACAGCTGCGATGGCTGGGTGCCGCGCAACTCCTGGACACGGTGCGTTCGGCGCCGGGCATCACCCGCGCCGCCGCAGCCAACCGCCTCGGCATCAGCAGCGGAAGCGCGACCGATCTGGTCGCGCGGCTGCGGCAGGCCCGGTTGCTCGACGAGACCCCGGCACCCGCCCAGGGCCGGGGCAGGCCGACGACGGTACTGCGTCCACACCACGAGGGGCCTCTGATACTGGCCGCAGACCTGCGTGCCACCGGCTGGAGGCTTGCGGTGGCCGCGCTCGACGAGAGTCCGCGCATCGTGGCCGAGGGCGCCTACGACGATGCCGGATTGGACACCGCGTTGGGCGACCTGGCCGACGCGATCGGCTCCGCGTACCGGCGAAAGGCAAAGCAGGTCAGCGCTTTGGGGGTATCTGTCGCGGGCACCGTCAGTGACGGAAGACTGGTGCAGTTCACGCCGCACAGTCGCCGAGACGTGGATCTGTCGGTGCTGACGAGCAAGCTCCCCCGCCGCGCGGCCCTGCCGGTGCTGCTGTGCAACGACGCGACCCTGGCGGGATTGGCCGAGGCTCGCTCCGGCGCCGCCAGGTCGGCCGGCACCTCGCTGCATCTGATCGTCGCCACGGGTATCGGCGGCGCACTCGTCGTCGACCGTGAACCCGTATCCGGCACGCACGGAGCGGCGGGCGAGTACGGCCACATCCCGTTCGGGGATCCCGCGCTGACCTGTCTCTGTGGTGCGCGCGGATGCTGGGATCCCACCGTCGACGGCCGCGCACTGGCCCGTCACCGCGGCGACGCAGAACCGCAGGATCCGGTCGAGTACGTCCACCGGATCCTCTCCGGCCACCGTGACGCGGTGACACAACGCGCGCTCGAGGCGGTCGCGGTATCGCTGGGTCGTGGCATCGGCGGACTGGTGAACCTCCACGATCCCGAGGTGGTGACGCTGGGCGGCGTCGGCGCGCCGCTGCGCGCGGCCGCTGCGCACGCCTTCGACACCGCGTACCGTGACGGCCTGATGAACTTCCGCCGTGACTCACCCCCGCCGGTCCTCGACGCCGAGCACGGTGAAGAGGGCCCGCTGCACGGTGCTGTCGCGATGGCGCTCGACGACGTCACCAGTCCGGCGGGACTAGCGAATTGGGTTGCGCGTCAGAATTTTTGA
- a CDS encoding MFS transporter: protein MVPLTASRTGGLRSSLPALLTLAAASALAVTTEMLPIGLLPQIAGAFGVSASVSGLLVGLYAVMVAALAVPLTVATSRFARKPLLMATVAGYLVSNTVVAAAPVFAVLALGRAVGGITHALFFSLVIGYAPRLVPGGTVGRALAVAGSGASVGLVVGTPVLTTLGAAAGWRAPFVVLAALAVCTLVVLSRILPAVHHDPDGRSPQTGRRGRLAAVAASNTLVFLGHFTVYTFISVVLLSNGAPPALVGPTLLICGACGLLGLWYAGRGLDRNPRRTTLALLGAVMLAVAALAVPWPALWTVLVVIALWSTAFGGVPSIYQSCAVRTHEVSPERAGAWINATANVGIAGGSAIGAGLLETVGVWSLPCAGAVLIGLGLSVALVCRRAFPVEP, encoded by the coding sequence GTGGTGCCCCTCACCGCTTCGCGCACCGGCGGCTTGCGCTCGAGCCTGCCAGCTCTTCTCACCCTGGCTGCGGCCTCGGCACTTGCGGTGACGACCGAGATGCTGCCGATCGGCCTGCTTCCCCAGATCGCCGGCGCGTTCGGGGTCTCAGCCTCGGTCAGCGGGTTGCTGGTGGGCCTCTACGCCGTGATGGTCGCGGCATTGGCGGTCCCGTTGACAGTGGCCACGTCGCGGTTCGCGCGCAAGCCGCTGCTCATGGCCACGGTGGCCGGCTACCTGGTGAGCAATACGGTGGTCGCGGCCGCCCCGGTGTTCGCCGTGCTCGCGCTGGGCCGCGCGGTCGGCGGGATCACGCATGCGTTGTTCTTCTCACTCGTGATCGGATACGCACCGCGACTGGTGCCCGGTGGGACCGTGGGCCGTGCGCTCGCCGTCGCCGGCAGTGGTGCATCGGTCGGTCTCGTGGTGGGTACGCCGGTGCTGACGACGCTGGGCGCTGCAGCCGGCTGGCGTGCACCGTTTGTGGTGTTGGCTGCACTGGCGGTGTGCACGCTCGTGGTGTTGAGCAGGATTCTGCCTGCGGTGCACCACGATCCGGATGGTCGGTCACCACAGACCGGAAGACGAGGACGCCTCGCGGCCGTAGCGGCCTCGAACACGCTGGTGTTTCTGGGCCATTTCACGGTGTACACATTCATCAGCGTCGTCTTGCTGTCCAACGGTGCCCCTCCTGCGCTGGTGGGGCCGACCCTGTTGATCTGCGGTGCCTGTGGGCTGCTGGGGCTCTGGTATGCCGGGCGTGGGCTGGATCGAAACCCGCGACGGACGACGCTCGCCTTGCTCGGGGCCGTCATGCTCGCGGTGGCGGCACTGGCCGTGCCGTGGCCTGCGCTGTGGACGGTGTTGGTGGTGATCGCGTTGTGGAGCACCGCTTTCGGCGGCGTGCCGTCGATCTATCAATCGTGCGCGGTGCGCACCCATGAGGTTTCACCGGAGCGTGCGGGCGCATGGATCAACGCGACAGCCAACGTCGGCATCGCGGGCGGATCAGCGATCGGGGCCGGGTTGCTCGAGACCGTGGGAGTGTGGTCGCTGCCATGTGCGGGTGCCGTGCTCATCGGACTCGGGTTGTCGGTGGCGCTGGTGTGTCGTCGTGCCTTTCCGGTCGAGCCCTGA
- a CDS encoding NAD(P)H-dependent amine dehydrogenase family protein, whose translation MSDIRAVVYGVGAMNSIVAGMLLDKGVQIVGAIARSPQKVGQDLGDLLGLGRQLGVAVSDDAAEVLEQTHPDIAVIAVNSYLTDAVEQLRICAEHGVNAVTLSEEMLYPWETSPELSAELDALAKSTGATLTGTGYQDTFWVNMIALLMGTAHRIDTVRGKASWNVDDFGPELATAQQVGRTVAEFDEWVRGAQRPPTFGRNVLDALVADTGLTVKSITTATRPDIASAAMRSEALGIDLAPGDVIGFTDIDRIETEEGPVFEFEMSGRVYGPGEGDINEWTIEGEPNLFLSNGTVPTQTTTCTQMVNRIPDVIAAPPGIVTVDRLPRLRYRPQF comes from the coding sequence ATGTCCGATATTCGGGCCGTGGTATACGGCGTTGGCGCGATGAACTCGATCGTCGCCGGCATGCTGCTCGACAAAGGGGTGCAGATCGTCGGGGCGATCGCACGCAGCCCACAAAAGGTCGGGCAGGACCTCGGCGACCTGCTCGGTCTGGGCCGGCAACTCGGCGTCGCGGTGAGCGACGACGCCGCGGAGGTGCTCGAGCAGACCCACCCCGACATCGCGGTGATCGCGGTCAACAGCTACCTCACCGATGCCGTCGAACAGTTGCGGATCTGCGCCGAGCACGGGGTCAACGCCGTCACGCTGTCCGAAGAGATGCTCTACCCGTGGGAGACCTCGCCCGAACTGTCCGCCGAGTTGGATGCCCTGGCCAAGTCGACCGGCGCGACCTTGACGGGGACCGGATACCAGGACACCTTCTGGGTCAACATGATCGCCCTGCTCATGGGCACCGCCCACCGGATCGACACCGTCCGCGGCAAGGCGAGTTGGAACGTCGACGACTTCGGCCCCGAACTGGCCACCGCGCAGCAGGTGGGACGGACCGTCGCCGAGTTCGACGAGTGGGTCCGCGGGGCCCAGCGGCCGCCGACCTTCGGTCGCAACGTGCTCGACGCCCTGGTCGCCGACACCGGTCTGACCGTCAAATCGATCACCACCGCCACCCGTCCGGACATCGCCTCTGCGGCAATGCGTTCCGAGGCCCTCGGTATCGACCTGGCACCAGGGGACGTGATCGGATTCACCGATATCGACCGGATCGAGACCGAAGAGGGACCGGTGTTCGAGTTCGAGATGTCGGGTCGGGTGTACGGACCCGGTGAGGGTGACATCAACGAGTGGACGATCGAGGGCGAGCCGAACCTGTTCCTGTCCAACGGAACCGTGCCGACCCAGACCACCACCTGCACCCAGATGGTGAACCGGATTCCCGACGTGATTGCCGCGCCGCCCGGCATCGTCACCGTCGACAGGCTTCCTCGACTGCGTTATCGACCCCAGTTCTGA
- a CDS encoding MFS transporter has product MTVTADSSAARENRWSTRLLIWAAVLILANVLVDIVIGSPLMVMPQLMAHFDTDQAAWLNASAMLAGAIWAPLLAKSSDVFGKRRILVGTLVMAGVGALVCLAAPNLWIFLIGRFLQGAALAAVFLTVTLARQICAPGVAVVLVGLLTSGPSIVGIIEPFLMKPVIDAFGYRSVFVVAALLATAAAIGVRCLVPESPIRIAARIDVFGALLLGGGIGATLAYISLGQAVGWSDGRMIALLAAGAGALVWWAVCALRVDEPLIDIRALHRPILLTLLALLLAAGSFRSMLQLTSVVAQVPVELGLGYGLGHGEAIAILLAVPNLGIVVGGVCAGWVAGRGSGPARPLLGGITIGAVATFAMLLGVSALPLAIVCATMLGVAAGAISASGYNLAIDFAAPEHQGTIAGLVSVMLALGSVVFNFAGGEVLKATRILGMAAGGAPVSTAGGVHLYVAMAGTLFALAAIPVIMLGRKRSPQAFRTGVDNAVEEACRR; this is encoded by the coding sequence GTGACCGTCACAGCGGACAGTTCCGCGGCGCGAGAGAACCGCTGGAGTACGCGTCTGCTCATCTGGGCTGCCGTTCTCATCCTCGCCAACGTGCTCGTCGACATCGTCATCGGGTCGCCGCTGATGGTCATGCCGCAGCTGATGGCGCATTTCGACACCGATCAGGCCGCGTGGCTCAATGCCAGTGCAATGCTGGCAGGAGCGATCTGGGCGCCGCTTCTGGCCAAGAGCTCCGACGTTTTCGGCAAACGCCGAATCCTCGTGGGCACGCTCGTCATGGCAGGCGTCGGTGCGCTGGTGTGCCTTGCCGCACCGAACCTCTGGATCTTCCTCATCGGCCGGTTCCTCCAGGGCGCGGCCCTGGCAGCGGTCTTCCTCACCGTGACCCTCGCGCGCCAGATCTGCGCTCCCGGGGTGGCGGTGGTCCTCGTGGGTCTCCTGACTTCTGGGCCGTCGATCGTCGGGATCATCGAACCGTTCCTGATGAAACCGGTCATCGACGCGTTCGGCTACCGGAGCGTGTTCGTGGTGGCCGCGCTGCTCGCCACCGCTGCTGCGATAGGCGTGCGCTGCCTCGTCCCGGAGTCACCGATCCGCATCGCGGCGCGGATCGACGTGTTCGGGGCACTCCTGCTCGGCGGCGGGATCGGCGCGACGCTCGCCTATATCAGCCTGGGGCAAGCGGTGGGATGGTCGGACGGGCGCATGATCGCACTCCTGGCCGCAGGCGCAGGCGCACTTGTGTGGTGGGCGGTGTGTGCACTGCGAGTCGACGAACCCCTCATCGACATCCGGGCGTTACACCGCCCGATACTGCTGACGCTGCTGGCGTTGCTGTTGGCGGCGGGGTCTTTCCGGAGCATGCTGCAACTGACGAGCGTCGTCGCCCAGGTGCCCGTCGAACTCGGACTCGGCTACGGGCTGGGTCACGGAGAAGCCATCGCGATACTGCTCGCCGTGCCGAATCTCGGCATCGTCGTCGGTGGTGTGTGCGCCGGATGGGTGGCCGGGCGAGGATCCGGCCCGGCTCGGCCCCTGCTCGGCGGCATCACCATCGGGGCGGTGGCGACATTCGCGATGCTGCTGGGTGTCTCGGCGCTGCCGCTGGCGATCGTGTGCGCCACCATGCTCGGTGTGGCGGCGGGCGCGATCAGCGCATCGGGCTACAATCTTGCGATCGACTTCGCGGCGCCCGAGCACCAGGGCACGATTGCCGGCCTCGTTTCGGTCATGCTCGCCCTCGGCTCTGTCGTCTTCAATTTCGCCGGTGGTGAGGTTCTCAAGGCGACCCGGATTCTTGGCATGGCCGCCGGCGGTGCCCCGGTGAGCACCGCCGGCGGGGTGCACCTCTACGTCGCCATGGCCGGTACGCTGTTCGCGCTGGCAGCAATACCCGTGATCATGCTGGGGCGCAAAAGGTCTCCACAGGCATTCAGAACTGGGGTCGATAACGCAGTCGAGGAAGCCTGTCGACGGTGA
- a CDS encoding FAD-dependent monooxygenase: MTRSALISGAGIAGPALAFWLTEAGWEVTVIERAKQLRSSGYPIDIRGAAVEAVDRMGLLQQITANRYQHPLMDFLTPGGRRLARLDMGEVLNDPDAGDIEITRGALTRIFFEASAGRADYVFGDTITGLSPTDAGVDVTFGHRDPQTFDVVIGADGIHSNVRALSFGAENQYLRHLGPYVAIWDIPTEMIAPGTGYMYSHPGRTVGIERTFDSAATRAFLTFVHPSPGSVNRHDISEVAAELRRAFAEDRWRTAEIIDTLLDADDVFFDTASQVRLNRWSTGRIGLVGDAAYAPAFLSGQGTSLAVAGAYVLASELVRHDQPEKAFSAYEHRMRHFVVRNQNLALRTDGTVLSRTRGQLLRRNIVVAMTPWLHRVGLDRLLRTERREATTDLSLPDNDLRRSPSRQT; this comes from the coding sequence ATGACGCGCAGCGCCTTGATCAGCGGCGCCGGCATCGCCGGACCCGCCCTCGCCTTCTGGCTCACGGAAGCCGGATGGGAGGTCACTGTCATCGAGCGCGCGAAACAACTCCGCTCCAGCGGATACCCCATCGACATTCGCGGCGCCGCGGTCGAAGCCGTTGATCGGATGGGTCTTCTCCAGCAGATCACCGCCAACCGTTACCAGCACCCGCTCATGGATTTCCTCACCCCCGGCGGGCGCCGGCTCGCGCGGCTTGACATGGGTGAAGTGCTCAACGACCCAGATGCCGGAGATATCGAGATCACCCGGGGCGCGCTCACTCGAATCTTCTTCGAAGCCAGTGCCGGTCGTGCCGATTACGTGTTCGGGGACACCATCACTGGCCTGTCCCCCACCGACGCTGGTGTCGACGTCACGTTCGGCCATCGTGATCCCCAGACTTTCGACGTCGTGATCGGAGCCGACGGGATCCACTCGAACGTCCGGGCACTGTCTTTCGGCGCGGAGAATCAATACCTCCGCCACCTCGGCCCCTATGTGGCCATCTGGGACATCCCGACCGAGATGATCGCTCCCGGAACCGGTTACATGTACTCCCACCCCGGCCGAACGGTAGGGATCGAACGCACCTTCGACAGTGCCGCCACCCGTGCGTTCCTGACGTTCGTCCACCCCTCTCCGGGCAGCGTGAATCGACATGACATCTCCGAGGTTGCCGCCGAGCTGCGACGCGCCTTCGCCGAGGATCGTTGGCGCACCGCCGAAATCATCGACACACTGCTCGACGCCGACGATGTATTCTTCGACACCGCGAGTCAGGTCCGGTTGAATCGCTGGAGCACCGGCCGGATCGGACTGGTCGGCGACGCCGCGTACGCCCCGGCGTTCCTGTCCGGACAGGGCACCAGCCTAGCGGTCGCCGGTGCCTACGTGCTGGCCAGCGAACTGGTTCGACATGACCAACCGGAGAAGGCCTTCAGTGCCTACGAACACCGCATGCGCCATTTCGTGGTGAGGAACCAGAATCTGGCGTTGCGCACCGATGGAACCGTGCTGTCACGCACCCGCGGACAACTCCTGCGCCGCAACATCGTGGTCGCGATGACGCCCTGGCTGCACCGAGTCGGACTCGACCGATTGCTGCGCACCGAGCGTCGGGAGGCCACCACGGATCTGTCCCTGCCTGACAACGATCTTCGACGCAGCCCCAGTCGGCAGACGTGA
- a CDS encoding TetR/AcrR family transcriptional regulator, producing MQRRRGSALESAILDAGWDQLIEAGYDGFTIEAVATRSGSARSVLYRRWPSRLDLLKAVIRHRGEIDRIPVPDTGTLRDDVVAVLTEFNDRRSRIIGIIAARLGAYFDEPDGSPKQLRDLFLSDGPTAMETIVERAVQRGELAAVPPARIVSLPADLVRHELLMTMTAVPADTIREIVDDIFLPLATRSGQER from the coding sequence GTGCAGCGGCGTCGTGGGTCGGCACTGGAATCCGCGATCCTCGACGCGGGCTGGGACCAGCTCATCGAAGCCGGCTACGACGGCTTCACCATCGAGGCGGTCGCAACGCGGTCCGGTTCGGCGCGGTCGGTGCTCTATCGACGCTGGCCGTCTCGGCTGGACCTACTGAAAGCGGTCATCCGGCACCGCGGTGAGATCGACCGGATCCCGGTTCCTGACACCGGGACGCTGCGCGACGACGTGGTCGCGGTCCTGACCGAGTTCAACGACCGGCGATCACGCATCATCGGAATCATCGCCGCTCGACTGGGTGCCTACTTCGACGAACCGGATGGGTCGCCGAAGCAACTGCGCGATCTGTTCCTGAGCGATGGGCCGACGGCGATGGAAACCATCGTCGAGCGCGCGGTGCAACGTGGCGAGCTTGCGGCGGTGCCGCCGGCCCGGATCGTCTCGCTGCCGGCAGACCTGGTGCGGCACGAACTGCTCATGACCATGACGGCGGTGCCGGCCGACACCATCCGCGAGATCGTCGACGACATCTTCCTGCCGCTGGCAACCAGATCCGGCCAGGAACGCTAG
- a CDS encoding LysR substrate-binding domain-containing protein, producing the protein MWHGHRLAKRRSIGFAELAEEPVVALDGDHTLRRLFDDACRRHGVSPPIIFEGTDIATLRGLIGARLGVGVLPRAPVRHPGTVEIRTDDEELVRPIAVGWIADRYLPPSAAAFRDTAVAAYADRDPHRPD; encoded by the coding sequence GTGTGGCATGGACACCGTCTGGCAAAACGGCGGTCGATCGGGTTCGCCGAGCTGGCCGAGGAACCCGTGGTTGCCCTCGACGGCGATCACACCCTGCGTCGACTGTTCGACGACGCGTGCCGACGACACGGCGTCAGCCCGCCGATCATCTTCGAAGGGACCGACATTGCCACGTTGCGGGGACTGATCGGTGCTCGGTTGGGCGTCGGGGTCCTCCCACGCGCGCCGGTCCGACACCCCGGCACCGTCGAGATCCGCACCGACGACGAAGAATTGGTTCGTCCCATCGCCGTGGGCTGGATTGCCGACCGCTATCTGCCACCATCGGCGGCAGCCTTCCGCGACACCGCGGTCGCCGCCTACGCCGATCGCGATCCTCACCGCCCGGACTGA